One Vitis vinifera cultivar Pinot Noir 40024 chromosome 15, ASM3070453v1 genomic window, TGCTTACAGTCAAATATTACAAGATAAAAGGCCCAAAAGCCAGCAAATCATGGGTTCATAACTATAGAATTAGCAGGAAAACACCAttagtttatgatttatttGCATGGCTAGCAGTAAATTCCATGAGTCAGAAACTGACAAAGTTCTTCTCCTCAAGCTTTCAACTGTATCCTTCAGGCTCACCTCCAGAGGAGTGAAGTGAGCTCCTAAGCTATTTGCTTTCTCCTGGGATACGAGGAAGGATGGTGCATAAGGTTTGTCATCAGCGCATCTGCCACCAATGAAACATATATGAATCCATCTCAGAACTTTTTGCTCAGTCAGAGAAACAAGTGCTGATATCTCAAACAAGTCAACTTGGGTTTTAGGTCTTAATTTATACGCGATACCAAGACATAATTATTTAAGGGGAAACAATATGGCAAGTACTCTTCAATGAATCCAATGGAACAATAAGAAGTAATATCGTATTGATCTCACTTGCTTCTAATGATGACACTAACGAGTACTAGCAATAACAAATGGAAACTTACTTTTCTGGTAGGGGTAAATCAGGGTAGAGCTTCCGCAAAATCTTCAGTGTCTCTGAACAGTGTAAATCCCTCTCTACCAAGCAGTATCTTCCACTAGCTTCTGGGATCTCATATGCTTGAATGTGTGCATTGGCAACATCTCTAACATCAACCAACCGGTATGATCTATTGGGAAATGTTTGAGCTCCTGCaacaaacaaatttcaaatgctTGCATCAGAAGAATTTAGTAGCTTGATAGAAAGTATGCAATCTGCTTGTTGATATTGTGATGTTTTGTCATTCATTTTCTCAGACATTGTCAATTGATTCATTGGTGGATAACGTCACCAGTATGGATTGAAGTATAGACCATGAAGGTTCAAATCATTAATGACAAACTGATTTTAGTTCTCCAAGAATTATTCCCAAATTCTAGGCAGGTGGTGGCAGGGGAGGGCCCAACCCTTGCCCAAGATCAGATGGTGGGTGGGGAATTAAACTATCCAGATTGGTTATGCAGTTTAAACCCATTCACACAAGGAGTATTAGTTAATGCAAGAAGTAAATTTACTTGACATGTTTGAGCAAATGTTAAAATCAGTAAAACATGTTCAACAAGTtactaaaattatttagaaGATATAGATCAAGTTTATAGGGCCTgaattaatttgattaatcGGGTTTCATCCAGCCAATCTCAGAATTTTATAATCGGTCATTTATTTTGGGGTCAGTCAGAGGGATTGATGAATGTATGTAGATGTTCTGTCCCTCGGCCATATGCTATCTGGGAATTCTACACTCATTTTCAGTCCTTGAATGGCCCACTATATCTTCCAAGACCATATTGGCTTATGAGGCTAAACAAAAACTATCTTATCAACTAGCATATGAAATGTTTCCCAATTTAGTATCTAGATGACCATTGGGCATGGAACTCCATGTTTAAACACGAGGACTCTTGGATGGAATTAATATTTGAGATGAAGCATGTACTTAACTAgagaaacaagaaagaaaaaacaaaacatggaACACATTTTCATCAGTTGCTGAAGCGTACCGTTTATGAGGTTCAGAAATAACTCTGCACTTAGATTAAGAGTGGGCTGTAAGAGAGGACCGATCACCCCTCCTGGATTTATCGTGACCATATCAATCCCATTCTCTTTTGAAAACTTCCAAGCAGCCTCCTCAGCTAAGGTCTTTGAAAGCACATACCATAGCTATCAAAAACTTAAACAATAACATTTGGTTAGAAATGGTTTCAGTATGCAGTGCAACAACTAATCAATACAAAAACTTACCAACACATTCGAAGGCTTGTGCACACAAAGCACATGTTTGAATCAATTTCTAGCTAATATAGGAGTTAAAATGAAACTTGGggtgaaaaaacaaaacaaattgatGATTTGATAGATACCCTCTCATATTTCTAGTACTTCCAGTGGAAAACTAGTAAACTATTTCATAAAACATGCAAAAGAGACGGTATGTGATAAGAAATAAGCTCAGATGCAAACCTTTGATTCATTGCATAAAACAGGATCTGAAAACCAACTCTCATTAATTAGCACCTCAGAAGTGAGAGGTTTTCCAGTGAATACAACTGAAGTCATAGATGATGTTACAACCACTCTTTTGACAGATGGAACTTTAGCACAGGACCTTAGGACATTGATGATTCCCTTCAATGCAGGGTCAATCAATTCTGCCTgaacataaaaaaaagaaaagagaaatacAAGTTAGCTCCATTTAAGTATAGAAATGGAAGTGGTGTAGGATGAACCTGGGGGTTAATAACGTCCATTGCAACTGGGGATGCAGTATGAAAAACACCATCACATCCATCAACCACAGAATTAAAAGACCCTTCTTCCAATAAGTCTGCTTTGAATAAATGAAGCCTTTCCTTAGCTCCATCGAGTGAAAGCAAGTGTTGTGTCCTCTTTGGATCATCTGTGGCAAATATACATACATGTAAGCACAACTGGTGAGTTAAATTAATGGAAGGATATGTGAGTAAAAATGCCCTTGAAGGTTGAGAGTTGAGATACAGAACTGACTTGGGTCACGAACTGTTGCTTTGACAGTGTAATCATTTTGGAGCAGGAGCTTCACCAGCCATGAAGCTATTAACCCAGAAGCTCCAGTCACACACACCACCTTTCCTCCACCACTACTCATCTCTCTTGAATCCTTGATATCTCACTTTCACCTTCAAATCTATGTTATACACTTTTAAAACTTGGTGCTAAATTTATATATAGAGATTAATATAGAGAGGGAGTGACATGTATCAGAGCTCAACAGTAAACTGCAGGCGTATGAGAATACGTCAGCTCAAAagtaaattgaagttttggatggtatttgatgatttatgtgtttaggacaaataaataattgttaaatttgattatattatataaaaatatatatgtaaattagggtgtgcctcacttcactaaagcccgcGCCTTAGGTGTGCCTTGTGCCTCAGGCTCCAAGACTACTTTGTGCCTTggtgcgccttgagccttttaaaactatggttgtaccctttttaaaaaatatttctatttgtgGTAACTTTTCTAGcttcatcaaagaaaatatttaggTTTTTTCTAGTATGTAAAATTCCTAAACTTCATTAATGtaaagaa contains:
- the LOC100260317 gene encoding phenylacetaldehyde reductase, yielding MTPYNEELLSGSFESMSIGTQFSDFSNEANVYPPYVMGYGQPSSSTDEEYDIKDSREMSSGGGKVVCVTGASGLIASWLVKLLLQNDYTVKATVRDPNDPKRTQHLLSLDGAKERLHLFKADLLEEGSFNSVVDGCDGVFHTASPVAMDVINPQAELIDPALKGIINVLRSCAKVPSVKRVVVTSSMTSVVFTGKPLTSEVLINESWFSDPVLCNESKLWYVLSKTLAEEAAWKFSKENGIDMVTINPGGVIGPLLQPTLNLSAELFLNLINGAQTFPNRSYRLVDVRDVANAHIQAYEIPEASGRYCLVERDLHCSETLKILRKLYPDLPLPEKCADDKPYAPSFLVSQEKANSLGAHFTPLEVSLKDTIVESLKENNFISF